In Quercus robur chromosome 11, dhQueRobu3.1, whole genome shotgun sequence, the following proteins share a genomic window:
- the LOC126704932 gene encoding agamous-like MADS-box protein AGL61, with translation MAKQNLSMGRKKTGCTKILSKSHRHVTFSKRRSGLFKKASELCTLCGAEIAIVVFSPAGKIFSFGHPNVEPILDRFLTGNPNLGSKKHQLIEAHQNANVRELNNYLTQIINQVEAEKKYGEALDHMRRANQRQCWWEAPINELGLHELEQLRVSIEELKKNVAKQANKILFESAPNSLPHLEMNGIEYVEFLESKPKVDAASTIPNAYDFAYGYLL, from the coding sequence ATGGCAAAGCAAAATCTTAGCATGGGTCGCAAAAAGACAGGGTGTACAAAAATTCTGAGCAAAAGTCATCGACATGTTACATTCTCCAAACGTCGGTCAGGGCTTTTTAAGAAAGCTAGTGAGCTTTGTACACTTTGTGGGGCTGAGATTGCCATTGTTGTTTTCTCACCAGCGGGCAAGATTTTCTCATTTGGTCACCCCAACGTTGAGCCTATACTTGATCGTTTTCTTACTGGAAACCCTAACTTAGGGTCCAAGAAACACCAGCTCATTGAAGCTCATCAAAATGCTAATGTTCGTGAGCTCAACAATTATCTCACTCAAATTATCAATCAAGTCGAAGCTGAGAAAAAGTATGGAGAAGCACTTGACCACATGAGGAGGGCTAACCAAAGACAATGCTGGTGGGAAGCTCCAATCAATGAGCTTGGGCTACATGAGTTAGAGCAATTAAGGGTTTCGATTGAGGAGCTAAAGAAGAACGTAGCAAAACAAGCCAACAAGATTTTGTTTGAGTCTGCTCCTAATTCTTTACCACACTTGGAGATGAATGGTATAGAATATGTTGAATTTCTTGAGAGCAAGCCTAAAGTTGATGCTGCTTCTACTATCCCTAATGCCTACGATTTTGCTTATGGGTATctgctttaa
- the LOC126707111 gene encoding agamous-like MADS-box protein AGL61 has product MVKKRASIGRQKIPIAKIPKKNHLQVTFSKRRSGLFKKASELCTLCGVEIAIIVFSPAEKVFSFGHPEVESILDRYLTRNPPLESSAHQLIEAHRNANVREFNIHLTQILNQLEAEKKRGEALDQIRKSNQRQFWWEAPFNQLGLHELEQLRASMEELKKNVVKQANKILIGSTTNSSQFLAVNGIGSSADLFENKHTQFNTSSTMPNVYNFGYGNGLF; this is encoded by the coding sequence ATGGTGAAAAAGAGGGCTAGCATAGGACGCCAAAAGATTCCAATTGCAAAAATACCGAAGAAAAATCATCTACAAGTTACATTCTCTAAACGCCGTTCAGGACTTTTTAAAAAGGCTAGTGAGCTTTGCACCCTTTGTGGGGTTGAGATTGCAATAATAGTTTTCTCCCCAGCAGAGAAGGTCTTCTCTTTTGGCCACCCGGAAGTTGAGTCCATTCTTGATCGATATCTTACTCGAAACCCTCCACTGGAGTCTAGTGCTCACCAACTTATTGAAGCTCATCGAAATGCTAATGTTCGCGAGTTCAACATACACCTAACTCAAATTCTTAATCAATTGGAAGCCGAGAAAAAGCGGGGAGAAGCTCTTGACCAAATAAGGAAGTCTAACCAGAGGCAGTTCTGGTGGGAAGCCCCTTTCAATCAGCTTGGATTGCATGAGCTCGAGCAATTGAGGGCATCAATGGAGGAGCTAAAGAAGAATGTAGTAAAACAAGCCAACAAGATCTTGATTGGCTCTACTACCAACTCTTCCCAATTTTTGGCAGTGAATGGTATTGGAAGTAGTGCTGATTTGTTTGAGAACAAACATACACAGTTTAATACTTCTTCCACTATGCCCAATGTCTATAATTTTGGCTATGGAAATGggcttttctga
- the LOC126704934 gene encoding agamous-like MADS-box protein AGL62 yields the protein MRKSKGRQKIEMVKMPNDSNLQVTFSKRRSGLFKKASELCTLCGAEIGIIVFSPGKKVFSFGHPCVETIIDRFLTRNPPQNSGTLQLIEAHRNASVREHNVQLTQLTNQLEAEKKRGEALNRMRKAGQAEHWWEAPIEGLGLQQLEQLKGSLEELKKNVAKQADRLLIQNSNPPQFFGAGNSNHVVIPFDTTIPYDTKNVGFSGNAMPHTYNHGYGHGFF from the coding sequence ATGAGAAAGAGCAAGGGCCGGCAAAAGATCGAGATGGTGAAGATGCCTAATGACAGCAATCTCCAAGTGACTTTCTCGAAACGCCGGTCTGGACTCTTTAAGAAGGCCAGCGAGCTTTGCACCCTATGTGGTGCTGAGATTGGCATCATTGTCTTCTCACCAGGTAAGAAGGTCTTCTCTTTTGGCCACCCCTGTGTGGAGACTATCATTGATCGGTTTCTCACCCGAAACCCTCCCCAAAACTCCGGCACGCTCCAGCTTATTGAAGCACACCGGAACGCCAGCGTTCGGGAGCACAATGTGCAGCTCACTCAGCTCACAAACCAGCTGGAGGCTGAGAAGAAGCGTGGCGAGGCTCTGAACCGCATGCGCAAAGCCGGCCAGGCTGAGCACTGGTGGGAGGCACCTATTGAAGGGCTAGGGCTGCAACAGCTTGAGCAGTTGAAGGGGTCTTTGGAGGAGCTGAAAAAGAACGTGGCTAAGCAGGCTGACAGGCTTTTGATCCAGAATTCAAATCCTCCTCAGTTTTTTGGAGCTGGGAACTCCAACCATGTGGTTATTCCCTTTGATACCACAATCCCTTATGACACAAAGAATGTTGGGTTCAGTGGCAATGCGATGCCCCACACATATAATCATGGATATGGACATGGGTTTTTCTGA